A single window of Halobacterium jilantaiense DNA harbors:
- a CDS encoding NUDIX hydrolase: protein MTGPDSLVHIDSLSDLESLLDHPDLAVETRTEPIDAADFDAAEAWTDRVVVGVADGRGVLLYDDGHHGWTPPAFEVPDDEDALAVADREFAALTGTHLSISGVLHARRRTFTVADDDRETAVWNVLLWATPDTRIPDDPESEADDADLAWRDAAPDDAPRSSQPTSNASRPRRRLAPTRPSRSPTRPRSPTPRAWTTRRSRTTRTSR, encoded by the coding sequence ATGACTGGCCCTGACTCACTCGTCCACATCGACTCGCTGTCCGACCTCGAATCGCTGCTCGACCATCCCGACCTCGCCGTCGAGACTCGCACCGAACCAATCGACGCTGCGGACTTCGACGCCGCCGAGGCGTGGACCGACCGGGTCGTCGTCGGCGTCGCGGACGGCCGCGGCGTCCTCCTCTACGACGACGGCCACCACGGCTGGACGCCGCCCGCCTTCGAGGTGCCAGACGACGAGGACGCCCTCGCCGTCGCCGACCGCGAGTTCGCGGCACTGACCGGGACACACCTCTCCATCTCGGGCGTCCTGCACGCCCGCCGGCGCACCTTCACCGTCGCCGACGACGACCGCGAGACGGCGGTCTGGAACGTCCTCCTGTGGGCCACTCCCGACACCCGAATCCCGGACGACCCCGAGAGCGAGGCTGACGACGCCGACCTCGCGTGGCGCGACGCCGCGCCAGACGACGCCCCGAGGTCGTCGCAGCCGACATCGAACGCATCGCGGCCACGGCGTCGACTAGCGCCGACCCGACCGAGTCGCTCACCGACCCGGCCGCGTTCGCCGACGCCGAGGGCGTGGACTACCA